A single genomic interval of Gouania willdenowi chromosome 10, fGouWil2.1, whole genome shotgun sequence harbors:
- the nkx3-2 gene encoding homeobox protein Nkx-3.2 yields MAVRGNSLMPFSIQAILNKKDECRHLPDLDDVCFSKTACWKIFGDVDDGASRRDDDGEACESTTEPKSYDSDSGLSDDNDGKTSVMCKSEIKDGDPAGSDVPEETDLESSAAADNTKSDSEPHNGTDCSTPDEKNPDQPIKQRKKRSRAAFSHAQVFELERRFNHQRYLSGPERADLASSLKLTETQVKIWFQNRRYKTKRRQMAADLMASTPAAKKVAVKVLVRDDQRQYSPGEILRPPLLSLQPSYYYPYAYCLPAWTLSACAGNQ; encoded by the exons atggcagtTCGTGGCAACTCCTTGATGCCTTTCTCGATCCAAGCGATTCTAAACAAGAAGGACGAGTGCAGACATTTACCGGATTTGGACGACGTGTGTTTCTCCAAGACTGCGTGCTGGAAAATATTCGGGGACGTGGACGACGGCGCGTCGAGGAGAGACGATGACGGAGAGGCGTGTGAGTCCACCACCGAGCCGAAAAGTTACGATTCAGACTCAGGACTCAGTGACGACAACGACGGGAAAACGTCTGTCATGTGCAAGTCGGAGATTAAGGACGGAGACCCTGCGGGGTCTGACGTCCCGGAGGAGACGGACCTGGAGTCATCTGCAGCCGCAGACAACACCAAGAGTGACAGCGAGCCTCATAACGGAACGG ACTGCAGCACCCCTGACGAGAAGAACCCGGATCAGCCCATAAAGCAGCGGAAGAAGCGCTCTCGTGCCGCCTTCTCTCACGCTCAAGTCTTCGAGCTCGAGCGTCGCTTCAACCATCAGCGGTATCTTTCCGGTCCGGAACGGGCCGACCTGGCCTCCTCCCTCAAACTCACTGAGACTCAGGTCAAGATCTGGTTCCAGAACCGCCGCTACAAGACCAAACGTCGGCAAATGGCCGCGGACCTCATGGCTTCGACCCCGGCTGCTAAGAAGGTGGCGGTGAAGGTTCTGGTCCGGGACGACCAGAGACAGTACAGCCCGGGGGAGATCCTCAGGCCTCCGCTGCTCTCCCTGCAGCCCTCCTACTATTACCCGTACGCATACTGCCTCCCAGCGTGGACACTCTCTGCGTGTGCTGGGAACCAGTAG